The Amycolatopsis tolypomycina genomic interval GAGTCCCGGCCCGGACCACGTCCAAAGTGGTCACCAGCGAGCCCGGCTTCTCCCCGGCCCGCCCCAGCACCAGCACCTCGCGCGTGTGCAGATACGCATCAGGCGCCAGCAAGGCCCGGAACACCGCGTGGTGCCGGGCCCGCGCGGTGATCACCGTCGGCTCGGGCAGATACTCCAACGAACCGCCATCCTCCACCACCACATCCACAGTGGACAGTGACGACTCACCGTGCAGGCCGGGCAGAGCCAACGTGGCCGCCACCCCCGACAGCCGGAGAGAGGCGCCCGGTCCGACGTGGACGGACAACAGCAGGTCGTCCCCGCCCAGCGGCGACGTCGCCGAGTTGACCAGGTGCACCACGGCCGTCGAACCCGGACGTCGCCGCGGGAACAACGTCAGCGGCGCCATCGAACGCAGCTCCCGCAGCACCGTCCGCGTACCGTCGAAGCACGCGGTCAGCCGGGCGTGGGCCTTCACAGCAGCGAACGGACCCAGTCGGCCACCGCCGGCGCGTCCGGGGTGTCCACAAGGGACTGTGTGATCACCGGCAACGAGCCGCGCATCCGGTGCGCGTCCGACGTCATCACTTCCATGTCCGCGCCGACCAGGTGGGCGATGTCGATCTTGTTGATCACCAGCAGGTCCGCCGTCGTGACGCCGGGGCCGCCCTTGCGCGGCACCTTGTCGCCGCCCCGCGACGTCGACCACGAAGATCTGGCTGTCCGCCAGGCCGCGGCTGAACACCGCCGTCAGGTTGTCGCCGCCGCTCTCGATGATCACCAGGTCGAGGCCGGGGAACTTCTCCTCCAGCCGCTCGACCGCGTCGAGGTTCGCGGTGATGTCGTCGCGGATCGCCGTGTGCGGGCACGCGCCCGTCTGCACCGCCTCGATCCGCTCCGGGTCCAGCACCCCGCGCGACGCAGGAAGTCCGCGTCTTCGGTCGTGTAGATGTCGTTCGTGACGACGGCGAGCCGGATCTCGTCGCCGAGTGCGCGCACAGCGCCGCGGTCAGCGCCGTCTTGCCCGAGCCGACCGGGCCGCCGATGCCGATCCGGTAAGCGCGGCCCGCGGTGGGTGCGGCGTCGTAGTGGTCGGGTTCCGCCGCCGTCGGGTCGAAGTTGACCTCGTGGAAGTGCCCGTGACCGTGGCCTTCAGCTGGCAAAGAGACGCACCTCTTCCTGGTGGTGCCGGGCGTGCGCCTCGGCGAACAGATCCAACGCCGGCGACCCCGGCGACGGCAGTGCCGCCGGGTCGTCACCGGCCACGGCAGCGGCTTCCGCACAGACGGAAGCAAGATCCAGACGGGCAACGACGGCGTTGACGGCGAAACGGGTCCAGCCCCAGCAGCCGGACCGCGGCACTCGCCGGGCCGCTCACCGACAGGTAGGCGGCCGCCATCGCGGCGTCGTACGGCGTCCCGCCCGCGACACCGACCAGCGCACCCAGGATGATCGGGTGGTGTGGCCGCGGCGTCTCGGCCAGCAGACCCGCCAAGACAGGCGAAGGCCACGCGATCCGCCCGGCCCGCGCGGTCCCGCGGCCTTGGGCGCGCGAAGCCTCGCGCTGCGCGAGCGACGGGGTGCGCGCATCCAGCT includes:
- a CDS encoding urease accessory protein UreD, which codes for MKAHARLTACFDGTRTVLRELRSMAPLTLFPRRRPGSTAVVHLVNSATSPLGGDDLLLSVHVGPGASLRLSGVAATLALPGLHGESSLSTVDVVVEDGGSLEYLPEPTVITARARHHAVFRALLAPDAYLHTREVLVLGRAGEKPGSLVTTLDVVRAGTPVLRQTLSVGDAGLDGSLAVLAGRRVLATDLEVGGPERPAASGEWWSRSPLAAGGTLTTSLAPDAVTALRPF